The following are encoded together in the Vicia villosa cultivar HV-30 ecotype Madison, WI unplaced genomic scaffold, Vvil1.0 ctg.000089F_1_1, whole genome shotgun sequence genome:
- the LOC131623890 gene encoding geraniol 8-hydroxylase-like has translation MILLFLLPFTLYFLLSKCTKNMIKLPPGPTPLPLIGNLHQLGKKPHKSLAKLAEIHGPLMSLKLGQVTTIVVSSPNMAKQILQTHDNLLSNRTVPGAVKVHDHHKYNIAFLPIAPLWRELRKLCNNQLFSNKTLDESKGIRLEKLKDCLNDINQSSLVNEAVNIGDMVFKTSINLLSNTIFSVDLVQPGESVGDFKELIVNILKECGKPNIADLFPALNMFDFDLQGIKRRNAVHAQKVFDIFQRLIDERLKLREVQGFDTNNDMLSKLLNIAQDNSQEMSIAKITHLSLTLFIAGTETISATLEWAMAELLKNEKLMSKAKQELEQIIGKGKPVEDSDIVKLPYLQAILKETFRLHPSVPFLLPRKANANVEIDGYTIPKDAQIWVNVWAIGRNSSVWEDANLFSPERFLNSEIDAKGHNFELLPFGAGRRICPGIPLATKMLHLMLGSFINCFNWKLEDGMKVEDMNMEDKFGLSLEKSQPLRVVPERICN, from the exons ATGATCCTCCTATTTCTATTACCATTCACTCTCTATTTTCTACTTTCTAAATGCACTAAAAACATGATCAAACTTCCACCAGGACCTACTCCTCTTCCTCTTATAGGAAACCTCCATCAATTAGGAAAAAAGCCACACAAATCCTTAGCCAAATTAGCTGAAATTCATGGTCCACTCATGAGTCTAAAGTTAGGTCAAGTAACAACCATAGTTGTATCTTCACCCAACATGGCCAAACAAATACTCCAAACACATGATAATCTCTTATCTAACAGAACCGTTCCTGGTGCTGTAAAAGTTCATGACCACCACAAATACAACATTGCATTCTTACCAATTGCACCTCTTTGGAGAGAGTTAAGAAAACTATGCAATAATCAATTATTCTCTAACAAAACACTCGATGAGAGTAAGGGAATAAGACTTGAGAAACTGAAAGATTGTCTCAACGATATTAACCAAAGTAGTCTGGTTAACGAAGCTGTTAATATTGGAGATATGGTTTTCAAGACATCAATTAATTTGTTGTCAAATACTATTTTCTCTGTAGATTTGGTTCAACCTGGTGAATCAGTTGGAGATTTCAAGGAGCTAATTGTGAATATATTGAAAGAGTGTGGAAAACCAAACATTGCTGATCTTTTTCCTGCGTTAAATATGTTTGACTTTGATCTACAAGGTATTAAACGCCGTAACGCTGTTCATGCTCAGAAGGTTTTTGATATCTTCCAACGTTTAATTGATGAAAGATTGAAGCTGAGGGAAGTACAAGGTTTTGACACAAACAATGACATGCTAAGTAAGTTGCTCAACATTGCTCAAGACAACAGCCAAGAAATGAGCATTGCCAAAATCACACATTTATCTCTG actTTATTTATTGCTGGTACGGAGACAATTTCAGCTACTCTAGAATGGGCAATGGCAGAATTGCTCAAAAATGAAAAGCTTATGTCAAAAGCAAAACAAGAGTTGGAACAAATCATTGGCAAAGGAAAACCAGTTGAAGATTCAGATATTGTTAAGCTTCCTTATTTACAAGCAATATTAAAAGAGACATTTAGATTACACCCTTCCGTTCCATTTTTACTTCCTCGAAAAGCCAATGCAAATGTGGAAATTGATGGCTACACAATCCCAAAAGATGCACAAATTTGGGTCAATGTGTGGGctattggtagaaattcaagtgTTTGGGAAGATGCAAATTTGTTTTCACCAGAGAGATTCTTAAATTCTGAAATTGATGCTAAAGGTCACAATTTCGAGCTTCTACCATTTGGTGCTGGAAGGAGAATTTGTCCTGGTATACCGTTAGCGACAAAGATGTTACATTTGATGTTGGGTTCATTTATCAATTGTTTTAACTGGAAATTAGAAGATGGAATGAAAGTAGAAGATATGAACATGGAGGATAAGTTTGGACTATCATTAGAAAAGTCTCAGCCGCTAAGAGTTGTTCCGGAAAGAATATGCAATTAG